From Cydia fagiglandana chromosome 6, ilCydFagi1.1, whole genome shotgun sequence, the proteins below share one genomic window:
- the LOC134664886 gene encoding uncharacterized protein LOC134664886 yields MGISWHFNAPAWPTAGGLWESCVKAFKYHLKRVIGDQKLTYEEFSSLLAQIEGCMNSRPLCAISEDPDDINYLTPSHFLSSGPTLTLIETERDLRTRWQLTQKIFQDLWKRWRSEYLALLNSRSKWKKPLANISLNDVVLIHDDNLPPGKWAMGRVIDLHPGQDGYVRVVTLKTKNGTLKRPVLKLSILLEHPEEELPKMHQELDKQNSTRSPQKPKANKARFSLSSMFAALLLFLSCLSTGQCDVNIIPFRETQGLYFDKLADMMLIRDEWKLVVVVYYNMEPYWDATNALQKYTRFLKDTCETIKTQVHCDIISLQLRHGFSELEYYNQILLSQHSSTRQTSLRVLRTRRGLVDGVGYVANSLFGVLDERFAEQYKKDITLIRDNAKHMASLWKNQTSIVEAEYNLLKRTENTMNQQHKMIHQHMNYLDEAFKKLQQKVETNNIINDFNLGATIASNMLHNLKGMQDMLLDTITDIYQGRFNLHMLTPEQLINELSTIASTLPRDVSLPIDNLHTDLRKIYNLLKVKTRMMEDVLIFEIRLPLVSRDVYELLKVIPIPKKAGNRTTAVIPVSDYVSINMKKDMYIPISENDIRACTISSDSYFCYIKKPVYQLKGDNSFCESDKSGCKIVTTTCVNDWIESNALNTYIYFCCEQCQVRTLCADQVTAHQLTNAGLINVGHGCIIKTDNFSVFPHKPHWSEIKMKPDLYNPVMAPINHVINITIPHLQRKNESEDLQREANNLGEKIKQLKNTEVNSESISYHDIHHYAMIYVILGLIGTTALIIIIRRVQWRVPSTPSRASVEEPPAATPTPPRASPRSAVVSETRQHSDEDHSETTNLSRVDKATSPSFKVVTFN; encoded by the exons ATGGGAATCTCCTGGCACTTCAATGCACCGGCATGGCCAACAGCCGGAGGCTTGTGGGAAAGCTGCGTCAAAGCGTTCAAATACCATCTAAAACGGGTCATCGGAGATCAAAAACTTACTTATGAAGAATTCAGCAGTTTATTAGCACAGATCGAAGGCTGTATGAACTCGAGACCACTGTGCGCTATATCAGAAGATCCTGATGACATCAACTATTTGACTCCTTCTCACTTTCTAAGCAGCGGACCAACTCTAACATTGATAGAGACAGAAAGAGACTTGCGTACAAGATGGCAACTCACTCAGAAAATATTTCAAGACTTATGGAAAAGATGGCGTTCTGAGTACCTAGCACTATTAAACTCTAGAAGTAAATGGAAAAAGCCTCTAGCCAACATCAGCCTTAATGACGTCGTGCTCATTCATGATGATAACCTGCCGCCGGGAAAATGGGCAATGGGCAGAGTTATAGATCTACATCCGGGACAAGACGGATACGTAAGGGTTGTGACCCTTAAAACGAAAAACGGCACATTAAAGCGTCCAGTCCTCAAGCTCTCTATTTTATTGGAACACCCCGAAGAAGAACTACCTAAGATGCATCAAGAACTCGATAAGCAAAACTCAACAAGGAGTCCTCAAAAACCAAAGGCAAACAAGGCCAGGTTTTCACTGTCATCAATGTTCGCAGCactgttattatttttatcatgcCTCTCAACCGGTCAGTGCGATGTCAACATAATACCATTCCGCGAAACACAAGGGCTATACTTCGATAAATTAGCAGACATGATGCTAATTCGAGATGAATGGAAGCTAGTCGTAGTCGTGTATTATAACATGGAGCCTTATTGGGACGCAACGAACGCACTACAAAAATACACCCGATTCTTAAAAGATACCTGCGAAACTATCAAGACACAAGTCCATTGTGACATAATATCGTTACAACTACGTCATGGATTCTCCGAACTCGAGTACTATAATCAGATATTACTCAGTCAGCATTCGAGCACGCGACAAACCTCACTACGAGTACTACGAACCCGACGCGGCCTTGTCGACGGTGTCGGTTACGTCGCTAATAGTCTATTCGGCGTATTGGACGAAAGGTTCGCCGAACAATACAAAAAAGATATTACACTTATACGAGACAACGCAAAACATATGGCCTCCCTTTGGAAAAATCAAACATCCATAGTTGAAGCGgaatataatttattgaaacgTACCGAAAACACTATGAATCAGCAACATAAAATGATACATCAACATATGAACTATTTGGATGAAGCTTTCAAGAAGTTGCAACAAAAAGTAGAAACTAACAACATTATAAACGACTTCAACTTAGGAGCCACTATAGCAAGTAATATGCTCCACAACCTAAAAGGAATGCAAGACATGTTATTAGACACCATCACCGATATTTATCAAGGACGTTTTAACTTACACATGCTGACTCCAGAACAACTTATTAATGAGTTAAGCACCATAGCAAGCACCCTACCAAGAGATGTTTCCCTGCCAATCGACAACTTACACACCGATCTCCGCAAAATATACAACTTACTGAAAGTAAAGACAAGGATGATGGAAGACGTCCTTATTTTCGAAATAAGGCTGCCTCTCGTCAGCAGAGATGTTTATGAACTTCTAAAGGTCATTCCGATACCCAAAAAAGCTGGAAACAGGACAACCGCTGTAATACCTGTATCAGATTATGTCTCCATAAACATGAAAAAAGATATGTATATTCCTATCtcagaaaatgatattagagcATGTACAATATCATCAGACTCTTATTTTTGCTACATCAAGAAACCAGTCTATCAACTGAAAGGCGACAACAGTTTTTGTGAATCAGACAAATCGGGATGTAAGATTGTCACAACAACATGCGTAAATGACTGGATAGAGAGCAATGCACTAAATACCTATATCTACTTTTGTTGTGAGCAGTGTCAAGTTCGAACACTGTGCGCGGATCAAGTAACCGCGCACCAGCTGACGAATGCCGGGCTTATAAATGTAG GTCATGGCTGCATTATTAAGACCGATAATTTCTCGGTATTCCCGCATAAACCTCACTGGTCCGAAATCAAAATGAAACCAGATTTATACAACCCAGTTATGGCACCGATAAATCACGTCATCAACATCACCATACCTCACCTACAGCGCAAGAACGAATCTGAAGATCTACAAAGAGAAGCTAACAATCTCGGAGAAAAGATCAAGCAGTTGAAGAACACCGAAGTTAACTCCGAGAGCATATCATATCACGATATTCATCACTACGCTATGATATACGTGATCCTCGGATTAATCGGAACTACGGCATTGATTATCATAATACGACGAGTTCAATGGAGAGTGCCGTCAACGCCGTCCCGAGCCAGCGTCGAGGAGCCACCCGCCGCCACGCCGACCCCGCCCCGGGCGTCTCCGCGCTCCGCCGTAGTCAGCGAGACTCGCCAACACAGCGACGAAGATCACAGCGAGACGACAAATCTTTCGCGCGTAGATAAAGCGACATCCCCTTCGTTTAAAGTAGTTACTTTTAATTAG